One Nitrosomonas sp. PY1 DNA window includes the following coding sequences:
- the zwf gene encoding glucose-6-phosphate dehydrogenase, giving the protein MADTPSRRINIASIREKPSEPQPCSFIIFGATGHLTATKLLPALFHLESCGRIAKNMAITAFARREWSLDQWKAHVCDSLKDKISSQQHKAILKRFLKRFRYQQGNFDDLAAYRQLADNSQCESPCTQTVFYLAIKPTVFSTVIKNLELAGLNKPCGTSRIVVEKPFGRDLNSARALNQLLHQSFNEEQIYRIDHFLGKEMVQNLFVFRFANTLIESLWNRNYIDHVEITVAESTGVGNRADYYDQVGALRDMVQNHLLQLLAVVAMEPPCSLDADELRDEKVKVLRTIRPIHSNQIDEYSVRGQYTQGNMDGEQAVGYLQEKNVKKDSITETFAAVKFYIDNWRWSDVPFYLRTGKRLTQQSSMIAIRFKLPPQQLFRETLSQAIAPNWMLFSIQPEKSMKIEIHAKQPGLGMETRITQMDANFLKNNEQGLDAYETLLLDVIEGDRSLFIRFDEVEMAWQVIEPILKHWQKKATAIAIPTYPAGSWGPEDANQWFFNSQNQDWRNTS; this is encoded by the coding sequence TTGGCGGACACGCCATCAAGGAGAATTAATATCGCTTCCATAAGGGAAAAACCCTCCGAACCACAACCATGTTCGTTTATTATTTTCGGAGCTACAGGTCATTTGACAGCCACCAAGCTTTTGCCAGCTTTGTTTCATTTGGAAAGCTGTGGACGTATAGCAAAGAATATGGCCATCACTGCTTTTGCCCGGCGCGAATGGTCACTGGATCAATGGAAAGCACATGTCTGCGATTCACTGAAAGATAAAATCAGCTCGCAGCAACACAAAGCTATTCTAAAACGATTTCTCAAGCGTTTCCGTTACCAGCAAGGCAATTTTGATGATTTGGCAGCTTATCGACAACTGGCCGATAACTCACAATGCGAATCACCATGCACACAAACAGTATTTTATCTAGCCATCAAACCTACAGTTTTTTCGACTGTGATTAAAAATCTGGAACTGGCTGGACTTAACAAACCTTGCGGCACAAGTCGCATCGTAGTGGAAAAGCCTTTCGGACGAGATCTAAATTCTGCTCGCGCACTCAATCAATTGCTGCATCAATCGTTTAATGAAGAACAAATTTATCGTATCGATCATTTTCTCGGAAAAGAAATGGTGCAAAATTTGTTTGTATTTCGTTTTGCCAATACGTTAATTGAATCACTATGGAATCGAAACTATATTGATCATGTAGAAATCACGGTGGCAGAATCGACTGGTGTTGGGAATCGCGCGGACTATTACGATCAAGTAGGTGCGCTGCGCGATATGGTGCAAAATCACCTGCTTCAACTGTTAGCTGTAGTCGCAATGGAACCCCCCTGTTCACTCGATGCTGATGAATTACGCGATGAAAAAGTTAAAGTGCTTCGCACCATTCGACCGATTCATAGCAACCAAATCGACGAATACTCAGTGCGAGGTCAATATACACAAGGCAATATGGATGGAGAGCAAGCTGTTGGTTATCTACAGGAAAAGAATGTTAAGAAGGATTCCATTACCGAAACTTTTGCAGCCGTAAAATTCTATATTGATAACTGGCGATGGAGTGACGTACCTTTTTATTTACGTACGGGCAAACGATTAACACAGCAATCCTCCATGATTGCCATTCGTTTTAAGCTTCCGCCGCAACAACTTTTTCGTGAAACGCTTTCACAAGCAATTGCACCGAATTGGATGCTATTTTCTATTCAACCAGAAAAATCAATGAAGATCGAAATTCACGCCAAACAACCCGGCCTTGGCATGGAAACACGTATAACGCAAATGGATGCCAATTTCCTGAAAAATAATGAACAAGGCTTAGATGCTTATGAAACACTACTACTCGATGTCATCGAAGGCGATCGTTCATTGTTCATCCGTTTTGATGAAGTCGAAATGGCTTGGCAAGTCATCGAACCGATTCTGAAACATTGGCAGAAAAAAGCTACCGCTATTGCGATTCCCACCTATCCCGCAGGAAGCTGGGGGCCTGAAGACGCTAATCAGTGGTTCTTCAACAGCCAAAATCAAGATTGGCGCAATACGTCTTGA
- a CDS encoding acylglycerol kinase family protein, with protein MLLPQRIDRLKTGSAKIGCLLNPNGGRARTRLLEIRQILQQIPAIVLREGTDAASFKIALDELLQVQIDLLVIVAGDGTTHAIFAHLFQYFKSCDDWPILLIVPGGTTNMTSFDLGIKGKPDQVLHRLQAYLAKPLSPQLVQRAAFCIEQAGINKLYGMFFALGLVARGVKFSRSPVKQVGITGNSYTFLIMLYSVMKALFGILLGRHHTDWMPVTMKLVESEQRIHQGVFLFALISASHRILLNMRPYWGKEALPLHVTWVKQHPRRLLRSLWPLLTGQGGQLKESDGYFSRNMQTLSLYVKDEYVVDGELYRSDNQNEPLRISATPPITFLVI; from the coding sequence ATGCTGTTGCCACAAAGAATTGATCGTTTAAAAACTGGCTCGGCTAAGATCGGTTGCTTGCTGAATCCGAACGGAGGTCGAGCACGAACTAGGTTGTTAGAAATTCGACAGATTTTGCAGCAAATACCCGCTATCGTACTTCGTGAAGGTACCGATGCGGCTTCTTTTAAAATTGCACTCGATGAATTGCTTCAAGTGCAAATTGATTTACTGGTGATTGTAGCGGGGGATGGCACTACGCATGCAATTTTTGCACATTTATTCCAGTATTTTAAATCCTGTGATGACTGGCCCATTTTACTGATTGTGCCCGGTGGTACCACCAACATGACATCTTTTGATTTAGGAATTAAAGGTAAGCCAGATCAGGTGCTACATCGCTTACAGGCTTATCTGGCTAAACCTTTATCTCCTCAGTTGGTGCAACGTGCTGCATTTTGTATCGAACAAGCGGGTATCAATAAATTGTACGGTATGTTTTTTGCGCTGGGTCTGGTGGCGCGCGGGGTAAAGTTTTCAAGGAGTCCGGTTAAACAAGTAGGAATTACAGGGAATAGTTATACTTTTTTGATTATGCTGTATTCTGTAATGAAAGCGCTGTTTGGCATTCTATTGGGACGGCACCACACCGATTGGATGCCGGTAACAATGAAGCTCGTTGAATCTGAACAGCGCATACATCAAGGTGTTTTTTTGTTTGCGCTGATCAGTGCATCGCATCGAATCTTACTGAATATGCGTCCTTATTGGGGGAAGGAGGCATTACCTTTGCATGTTACTTGGGTTAAGCAGCATCCAAGACGGCTTTTGCGTTCACTATGGCCGTTGTTGACAGGTCAGGGGGGGCAGTTGAAAGAGTCGGACGGCTACTTCAGCCGGAATATGCAAACATTATCGCTTTATGTGAAGGATGAGTATGTGGTGGACGGTGAATTATATCGCTCCGACAACCAAAATGAACCTTTGCGGATCTCAGCGACTCCCCCAATTACGTTTCTAGTGATATAG
- a CDS encoding CDP-alcohol phosphatidyltransferase family protein, with amino-acid sequence MPTTTYIYLFGDGEPKIWGLTGQERLRRMLSTQTNVTFVDSVDKIPSGAATLFLNANFLFDGRVLNALLGLDKKVALYSVDGCPAAIRTDGDYAQQLLRNLDKDKDHNYKFALLTIPRIGLDDLQIDFQQNLKKKDPPYILPINEANRTLLERELFSGSYKGVTDFITKWLWPEPAFWVTHYCVRKGWSPNHVTYLSIILAVTAGLAFWGGFYGIGLLMAWIMTFLDTVDGKLARVTVTSSRLGDVLDHGLDIIHPPLWYLAWGAGLIGTAEAIPGFEILIFLMFVGYIGGRLCEGVFQFSLAPFDIFIWRRLDSFSRLITARRNPNLLLLTFSWLIGQPALGLALVVVWHLISTGVLIWRLMIAWLTKHKEGSLRSWLQDIDPAHDRDQWAVKIFTRAPLDIRSLSTKSLH; translated from the coding sequence ATGCCAACAACTACTTATATTTATCTTTTTGGTGACGGCGAGCCAAAAATTTGGGGATTGACCGGACAGGAGCGTTTGCGTCGCATGCTCAGCACGCAGACAAATGTTACTTTTGTAGACAGTGTCGACAAGATACCTTCTGGTGCAGCGACGTTGTTTCTCAATGCTAATTTTTTATTTGACGGACGTGTACTTAATGCATTGTTGGGGTTAGACAAGAAGGTCGCATTGTATAGTGTGGATGGATGTCCAGCTGCAATACGTACCGATGGGGATTATGCGCAGCAGTTGCTAAGGAATTTAGATAAAGATAAGGATCATAATTATAAATTTGCTTTGTTGACTATTCCGAGGATTGGTTTGGATGATCTGCAAATTGACTTTCAGCAAAACTTGAAGAAAAAGGATCCACCGTACATTTTGCCGATCAATGAAGCGAATCGGACACTACTGGAGCGAGAGCTGTTTTCAGGTTCTTATAAAGGTGTTACAGACTTCATTACCAAGTGGTTGTGGCCGGAACCGGCATTTTGGGTAACGCATTACTGTGTACGTAAAGGTTGGTCGCCGAATCACGTGACTTATTTGAGCATCATTTTGGCGGTCACCGCTGGGCTGGCGTTTTGGGGCGGTTTTTATGGTATTGGTTTGTTGATGGCATGGATCATGACTTTCCTTGATACCGTGGATGGTAAGCTGGCGCGCGTAACTGTCACATCGAGCAGACTTGGTGATGTTCTGGATCATGGTTTGGATATTATCCATCCGCCATTATGGTATTTGGCTTGGGGGGCAGGTTTGATTGGTACAGCCGAGGCAATTCCAGGATTTGAAATACTGATCTTTTTGATGTTTGTCGGTTACATTGGCGGTCGGCTATGCGAAGGAGTTTTCCAGTTTTCTTTAGCGCCATTCGATATTTTTATTTGGCGTAGATTGGATTCATTTAGCCGGTTGATCACTGCGCGCCGCAATCCAAATTTGCTTTTGCTCACATTTTCTTGGTTGATTGGGCAGCCTGCTTTGGGTCTTGCACTAGTAGTGGTGTGGCATTTGATCTCGACGGGCGTTTTGATTTGGCGTTTGATGATTGCTTGGCTAACTAAACATAAAGAGGGTAGTTTGCGATCTTGGTTACAAGATATTGATCCCGCGCATGATCGCGATCAATGGGCGGTAAAAATATTTACGCGTGCCCCATTGGATATAAGAAGCTTGTCAACGAAGTCATTGCACTGA
- a CDS encoding lipase family protein, giving the protein MLESESSLKQQIVSDPDEVPLILHSHINQPISDLSLLQKSLLFAELSMIAYNDPVEAERAVNLMGFPTSIFFDYDGAQGYFFENDHDSVIVCRGTEPNEWNDIHADTNVTTVIAETAGRVHRGFKQEADDLWPLIEKHIKGLNKTLWFTGHSLGAAMATVCAYRCRISNECANPKELYTYGSPRVGNNRYVNFAKLTHYRWVNNNDIVTRVPPIWMGYRHTGIEMYLNRNGMIKTLNYAAKRLDRWHGFLRGLRRFRLDHFSDHSVHEYITHILKAVKREEDLKKLSG; this is encoded by the coding sequence ATGCTAGAAAGCGAATCTTCACTTAAACAACAAATTGTTAGCGATCCCGATGAAGTACCTTTAATTCTTCATTCGCATATCAATCAACCCATTTCAGACCTATCCCTACTTCAAAAATCCTTGCTATTCGCGGAATTATCCATGATCGCGTATAACGATCCTGTTGAGGCCGAACGTGCTGTTAATCTCATGGGCTTTCCCACTAGCATTTTCTTTGATTATGATGGTGCGCAAGGTTATTTTTTTGAGAACGATCACGATAGTGTCATTGTCTGTCGCGGCACTGAACCTAATGAATGGAACGATATTCACGCAGATACCAATGTGACAACCGTAATAGCCGAAACAGCCGGACGTGTACACCGTGGCTTCAAGCAAGAAGCTGATGATTTATGGCCTCTGATTGAGAAGCATATCAAAGGACTCAACAAGACTTTATGGTTCACGGGACACTCATTAGGGGCAGCCATGGCCACGGTATGTGCTTATCGATGTCGTATCTCGAATGAATGCGCCAACCCGAAAGAACTCTATACGTATGGTAGTCCACGTGTCGGTAACAACCGCTACGTTAATTTTGCAAAACTAACGCACTACCGATGGGTAAATAACAACGATATCGTGACACGTGTTCCACCGATATGGATGGGCTACCGTCATACCGGTATAGAAATGTATCTCAACCGGAATGGCATGATAAAAACACTCAATTATGCTGCGAAACGACTTGACCGCTGGCATGGATTTCTTCGGGGACTGAGAAGGTTTCGCCTCGATCATTTCTCGGATCACAGCGTACATGAATATATCACGCATATCTTAAAAGCCGTAAAGAGAGAAGAAGACTTAAAAAAATTAAGTGGTTAA
- a CDS encoding DUF2959 domain-containing protein has translation MNCSYRLLLASVFLMLSACSTMYLESLEKIGIPKRDVMVYRVEKARDTQEETKEQFKSALEQFTAATNFKGGDLEDTYKRLNDAYEESSSKAEEVRTRIADIESVSNALFAEWKEEITQYSNQSFKQSSQQKLTATQEHYRQLIASMKQAEAKIHPVLKVFQDQVMFLKHNLNARAIASLKSELGNIQSDVSTLVASMEKSINEANAFIKTMESE, from the coding sequence ATGAATTGCTCGTATCGTTTATTGCTGGCTTCTGTCTTTTTGATGCTGAGTGCATGTTCCACGATGTACTTGGAAAGTTTGGAAAAAATCGGGATTCCCAAGCGTGACGTGATGGTGTACCGTGTTGAGAAAGCACGCGATACACAAGAAGAAACTAAAGAGCAATTCAAGTCCGCATTGGAGCAATTTACGGCCGCGACTAATTTCAAAGGCGGCGATTTGGAGGATACCTACAAACGACTCAACGATGCTTATGAAGAAAGCAGCAGCAAAGCGGAAGAAGTCAGGACCAGAATCGCCGATATCGAAAGCGTATCGAATGCGTTGTTTGCTGAGTGGAAAGAGGAAATTACGCAATACAGCAATCAGAGTTTCAAACAAAGCAGCCAGCAAAAACTTACAGCAACACAAGAACATTACCGTCAGTTAATCGCTTCGATGAAACAAGCCGAAGCCAAAATTCATCCAGTACTGAAAGTTTTTCAAGATCAGGTGATGTTTTTAAAACACAACCTGAATGCTCGCGCGATTGCATCGCTGAAAAGTGAATTGGGAAACATTCAATCCGATGTTTCCACGTTGGTTGCGTCGATGGAAAAATCTATCAATGAAGCGAATGCATTTATTAAAACGATGGAAAGCGAATAA
- the lptG gene encoding LPS export ABC transporter permease LptG has translation MILYRYVIIQVLWGFLIATAILLPLFGFFDLLDQLDDAGKGTYRTKDAFLYTTMLMPRRFIQIAPFVALLGTVIALGRLAVHSELIAMRVAGLSPQRISLASLSAGALLLLSVVVLEQFVAPQLQQKAITYRALALNLSAELGRNLGIWARNEHNIIRIGQMLHSRQAVGVEILQFSLEGRLASHILAESAQIIDDDLWELHDVITRTFTSNGISAAHLNSLNWRSFLRPDDIRTLTKPPESLSPIELAQHTEFLRATGQDFDSYRLALWRKLGSVLMTVAMVLLSIPFVFGSIRTGLSNKLVFAALIGVAVYLLDQIIANAGLILNLNPIFVALAPSITIILIANLWLRKVF, from the coding sequence ATGATACTTTACCGCTATGTGATTATTCAAGTGCTATGGGGTTTTCTGATCGCCACAGCAATTTTGTTGCCGCTATTTGGTTTCTTTGATCTACTCGATCAGTTGGATGATGCCGGTAAAGGTACGTACCGTACGAAAGATGCTTTTTTATACACGACGATGCTGATGCCGCGAAGATTCATCCAGATCGCGCCGTTTGTCGCGCTATTGGGTACGGTCATTGCACTAGGAAGGTTGGCGGTGCACTCGGAACTTATCGCAATGCGTGTGGCTGGCCTTTCACCGCAGCGAATTAGCTTGGCATCGCTCAGTGCGGGAGCGTTGTTGTTATTGAGCGTTGTTGTATTGGAGCAATTTGTTGCGCCGCAATTGCAACAAAAGGCGATTACCTATCGTGCATTGGCGCTAAATTTAAGTGCCGAATTGGGAAGAAATTTGGGTATTTGGGCGCGTAATGAGCATAATATTATTCGTATCGGTCAAATGCTGCACTCGAGGCAGGCTGTTGGTGTTGAGATTCTGCAATTTTCTTTGGAAGGCCGTTTGGCTTCACATATTTTGGCGGAGTCTGCGCAAATTATTGATGACGATCTTTGGGAATTGCATGATGTTATTACGCGAACATTCACAAGCAACGGAATTTCTGCGGCACATTTGAATTCACTCAATTGGCGTTCTTTTTTGCGTCCTGATGATATTCGCACGCTAACCAAGCCACCGGAGAGTCTTTCACCCATTGAGCTTGCACAGCATACTGAATTTTTGCGTGCTACCGGACAAGATTTTGATTCTTATCGATTGGCACTATGGCGTAAACTTGGAAGCGTATTGATGACCGTAGCGATGGTGTTATTGTCGATTCCGTTCGTTTTTGGCTCTATCCGCACCGGTTTAAGTAATAAGCTAGTTTTTGCTGCTTTGATCGGTGTAGCGGTTTATTTGCTGGATCAAATCATTGCCAACGCAGGGTTGATATTGAATCTCAATCCGATATTTGTAGCGCTTGCGCCCAGTATTACTATAATTCTGATTGCGAACCTGTGGTTACGCAAAGTCTTTTGA